In Chrysoperla carnea chromosome 2, inChrCarn1.1, whole genome shotgun sequence, the following proteins share a genomic window:
- the LOC123294045 gene encoding ubiquitin carboxyl-terminal hydrolase calypso: MPVDINRLTEGWLELESDPGLFTLLLEDFGVKGVQVEEIYDLQKSLEGPVYGFIFLFRWIEERRSRRKIIEQTESFVKDEDIVNNIFFAQQMVPNSCATHALLSILLNCPVIHLGDTLQRLKIHTTGMCPENKGWAIGNTPELACAHNAHAMPQAKRRLDKGSGVSTGRCTAEAFHFVSYVPINGNLFELDGLKPFPIDHGPWDSAEDWTEKFRRVMSERLGVTTEDHDIRFNLMAVVPDRRLAITHKLKMLRTNRQIVLDALQQLVKMRDPDNEKMKLLTDDKSVVDIVQTLDKDSNGDKSTEKMMLSPLDYASPLTITTSPAPSTSSTDTSSEMSSTLHSPTQSWSWISSEASPNSSKDFQKFVVIRVASDGRLTGKRPMSDSGITSKKVCLENDKKDANTLNENKYAELFEPHTFAPKDLLALLRNLESEITICELSLKDENDKRNKYKVDDCRRTHNYDEFICTFLQMLAQQGQLAELVQQHPLGAPIRIPRQNSNVISSSSRRSRTRNKRRK; encoded by the exons ATGCCTGTTGATATTAATAGATTAACAGAAGGGTGGCTAGAGTTAGAAAGTGATCCaggtttatttactttattactTGAAGACTTTGGTGTCAAAGGTGTTCAGGTCGAGGAAATAtatgatttacaaaaatcattGGAAGGTCCAGTTTacggttttatatttttatttcgttggATAGAAGAAAGAAGATCACGTCGAAAAATCATTGAACAAACAGAAAGTTTTGTTAAAGATGAAGATATagtcaataatatattttttgcccAACAAATGGTTCCAAACAGCTGTGCAACACATGCCTTgctttcaatattattaaattgtccTGTTATTCATTTGGGGGATACGTTGCAACGGCTTAAGATTCATACCACTGGTATGTGTCCCGAAAATAAAGGCTGGGCTATAGGAAATACTCCAGAATTAGCATGTGCACATAACGCACATGCAATGCCGCAAGCTAAACGACGATTAGATAAAGGATCGGGTGTATCTACTGGTCGTTGTACCGCAGAAGCATTTCATTTTGTCAGCTACGTACCGATTAATGGAAATTTGTTTGAATTAGATGGATTAAAACCATTTCCGATCGATCATGGGCCATGGGATTCAGCAGAAGATTGGACTGAGAAATTTAGACGAGTGATGAGTGAGCGATTAGGTGTTACAACTGAAGATCATGATATTCGATTTAATTTAATGGCAGTGGTACCAGATAGACGATTGGCAATtactcataaattaaaaatgttacgaACTAATAGGCAAATTGTATTGGATGCACTGCAACAATTAGTGAAAATGAGAGACCCTGATAATGAAAAGATGAAACTTTTAACCGATGATAAGTCTGTAGTTGATATTGTACAAACGTTAGACAAAGATTCGAATGGTGACAAATCTACTGaaaaa atgaTGTTAAGTCCATTAGATTATGCATCACCATTAACAATCACAACATCTCCAGCACCAAGTACCTCCAGCACGGATACATCATCCGAAATGAGTTCAACTTTGCATTCACCTACACAATCATGGAGTTGGATTTCATCAGAAGCAAGTCCAAATTCatcaaaagattttcaaaaatttgttgtaattcGTGTTGCTAGTGATGGGCGATTAACTGGTAAACGACCCATGTCCGATTCAGGAATTACATCAAAAAAAGTATGTttggaaaatgataaaaaagatgCGAATACACTTAATGAGAATAAATATGCTGAATTATTTGAGCCACATACATTTGCACCAAAAGATCTATTGgcattattaagaaatttagaAAGTGAAATTACGATATGTGAATTAAGtttaaaagatgaaaatgataaacgGAATAAATATAAAGTGGATGATTGTCGTCGAACACATAACTATGATGAATTTATATGTACATTCTTACAAATGTTAGCACAACAAGGACAACTTGCTGAGCTTGTACAGCAACATCCACTTGGTGCACCAATTCGTATACCTAGACAAAATTCGAATGTTATCAGTTCATCATCACGTCGATCTCGTACACGG